One region of Erythrolamprus reginae isolate rEryReg1 chromosome 8, rEryReg1.hap1, whole genome shotgun sequence genomic DNA includes:
- the PANK4 gene encoding 4'-phosphopantetheine phosphatase isoform X2 codes for MRINLHVLKSPGREASGVDASKMAELAGRGGGGRLDKSITLPPDEIFRNLENAKRFAIDIGGSLAKLAYYSTVQHKVARVQSFDQSCKDVEHESPYEITVQEEITARLHFIKFENTYIEACLDFIKDHLVNTETKVIKATGGGAYKFKELIEKKLGLQLDKEDVMTCLIKGCNFVLKNIPHEAFVYMKDADPEFRFQMNHPHIFPYLLVNIGSGVSIVKVETEDKFEWIGGSSIGGGTFWGLGALLTQTKFDELLQLASKGQHTNVDMLVKDIYGGAYQTLGLSGNLIASSFGKSTMVDKDFSKEDMAKSLLHMISNDIGQLACLYAKLHNLDKIYFGGFFIRGHPVTMRTITYSINFFSKGEVQALFLRHEGYLGAIGAFLKGAEQDNPNLYSWGENYASSSGLLSTSPDVCPMQRERSGTFDMLEMDRLERMLVNLPLLQDPSTYVADTVDLTDDVAARQYWLSCFEESLDGVAKRAAASQPDLVDAAKRADKFRHKYREKLQTLRQQPFAYGSLTVRSLLDTREHCLNEFNFPDPYSKIKQKENGIALRCYQGVIESLDALGWEERQFALVKGLLAGNVFDWGAKAVSDVLETDPQFGFEEAKKKLQEPPWLQDSYSEWLERLKAPAHKCALIFADNSGIDVILGVFPFVRELLCRGTEVILACNSGPALNDVTYNESLLVAERIAAMDDVIRIALKEERLLLVQTGSSSPCLDLSRLDKGLANLVRERKTDLVIIEGMGRAIHTNYHAKLRCESLKLAVLKNSWLADRLGGKIFSVIFKYEVPPKSS; via the exons GTGGATCGCTGGCTAAGTTGGCTTACTACTCCACAGTGCAACATAAAGTGGCCAGGGTACAGTCCTTCGATCAGTCGTGCAAG GATGTCGAACACGAATCTCCCTACGAAATCACCGTCCAGGAAGAGATCACGGCCCGTCTCCATTTCATTAAATTCGAGAACACCTATATCGAAGCCTGCTTGGATTTCATCAAAGACCACCTCGTCAACACCGAAACCAAAGTGATCAAAGCCACAGGGGGTGGTGCGTACAAATTCAAAGAACTTATTGAGAAGAAGCTGGGATTACA ATTAGATAAAGAAGACGTCATGACCTGTCTGATTAAGGGGTGCAATTTTGTCCTCAAGAACATCCCCCACGAGGCCTTCGTCTACATGAAGGATGCCGACCCCGAGTTCAGGTTTCAGATGAACCACCCTCACATTTTCCCTTATTTGCTGGTCAATATTGGCTCTGGAGTGTCGATCGTCAAG GTGGAAACGGAAGATAAATTTGAATGGATTGGCGGAAGTTCCATCGGAGGTGGGACTTTCTGGGGCCTCGGAGCGTTGCTTACCCAAACCAAG TTTGATGAATTGCTGCAGCTTGCCTCGAAGGGCCAACACACCAACGTCGACATGCTGGTGAAAGACATCTACGGTGGGGCCTACCAGACCCTCGGCCTCAGCGGGAACCTGATAGCCAGCAGTTTTGGGAAATCCACCATGGTGGATAAAG ATTTTTCCAAAGAAGACATGGCCAAAAGTTTACTGCACATGATCAGCAACGATATCGGGCAGCTGGCTTGCCTGTATGCCAAACTCCACAACCTGGACAAAATCTACTTTGGCGGCTTCTTCATCCGAGGTCACCCGGTCACCATGCGTACCATCACCTACAGTATTAACTTCTTCTCCAAG GGTGAAGTCCAAGCTTTGTTCCTGCGGCACGAAGGCTACCTGGGAGCCATAGGTGCTTTCTTAAAAGGAGCAGAGCAGGACA ATCCCAATCTATATAGCTGGGGAGAGAACTATGCTAGCAGTTCGGGCCTCCTGAGCACATCGCCCGACGTTTGCCCCATGCAGCGGGAACGAAGTGGCACC TTCGACATGTTGGAAATGGATCGTCTGGAGCGAATGCTGGTGAATCTGCCTTTGCTGCAGGATCCCTCTACGTACGTCGCAGACACAGTGGATCTAACAGACGATGTTGCAGCCCGGCAGTATTGGCTCTCGTGCTTTGAGGAGTCCTTGGACGGG GTCGCTAAGCGTGCCGCAGCCAGCCAACCCGATTTGGTCGACGCAGCCAAGCGAGCCGACAAATTCCGACACAAATACCGGGAGAAACTTCAAACACTCCGACAGCAGCCGTT cGCATACGGCTCCCTAACAGTTAGAAGTTTACTGGATACGAGGGAACATTGCTTGAATGAATTTAACTTCCCCGATCCCTACTCCAAG ataaAGCAGAAGGAAAACGGCATCGCACTCCGGTGTTACCAGGGGGTAATTGAGTCCCTGGACGCCCTGGGCTGGGAGGAGAGGCAGTTTGCTCTGGTGAAAGGTCTCCTGGCCGGAAACGTCTTCGACTGGGGAGCCAAAGCCGTCTCGGA TGTCCTCGAAACAGACCCCCAGTTTGGATTCGAAGAAGCCAAGAAAAAATTACAAG AGCCCCCTTGGCTCCAGGATTCGTATAGCGAATGGCTAGAACGGCTCAAG GCCCCAGCTCATAAATGTGCCTTAATTTTTGCAGATAACAGTGGGATTGACGTCATCTTAGGTGTCTTCCCTTTTGTTAGGGAATTGCTCTGTAGGGGCACGGAG GTTATTCTGGCTTGCAATTCAGGTCCTGCTTTGAATGACGTCACGTATAATGAATCCTTGCTAGTGGCGGAAAGGATCGCAGCGATGGATGATGTAATCCG aATTGCCCTGAAGGAAGAGAGGCTCCTCTTGGTCCAGACCGGCTCCAGTTCGCCCTGCTTGGACCTCAG CCGCCTGGACAAGGGCCTGGCCAACTTGGTCCGAGAGCGGAAGACAGACCTGGTGATCATCGAAGGGATGGGCCGGGCCATCCACACCAACTACCACGCCAAGCTGAGATGTGAGAGCCTGAAGCTGGCGGTGCTGAAAAACTCTTGGCTGGCCGATCGCCTGGGCGGGAAGATCTTCAGCGTGATTTTCAAGTATGAAGTCCCTCCCAAGTCCTCCTGA
- the PANK4 gene encoding 4'-phosphopantetheine phosphatase isoform X1 gives MRINLHVLKSPGREASGVDASKMAELAGRGGGGRLDKSITLPPDEIFRNLENAKRFAIDIGGSLAKLAYYSTVQHKVARVQSFDQSCKDVEHESPYEITVQEEITARLHFIKFENTYIEACLDFIKDHLVNTETKVIKATGGGAYKFKELIEKKLGLQLDKEDVMTCLIKGCNFVLKNIPHEAFVYMKDADPEFRFQMNHPHIFPYLLVNIGSGVSIVKVETEDKFEWIGGSSIGGGTFWGLGALLTQTKKFDELLQLASKGQHTNVDMLVKDIYGGAYQTLGLSGNLIASSFGKSTMVDKDFSKEDMAKSLLHMISNDIGQLACLYAKLHNLDKIYFGGFFIRGHPVTMRTITYSINFFSKGEVQALFLRHEGYLGAIGAFLKGAEQDNPNLYSWGENYASSSGLLSTSPDVCPMQRERSGTFDMLEMDRLERMLVNLPLLQDPSTYVADTVDLTDDVAARQYWLSCFEESLDGVAKRAAASQPDLVDAAKRADKFRHKYREKLQTLRQQPFAYGSLTVRSLLDTREHCLNEFNFPDPYSKIKQKENGIALRCYQGVIESLDALGWEERQFALVKGLLAGNVFDWGAKAVSDVLETDPQFGFEEAKKKLQEPPWLQDSYSEWLERLKAPAHKCALIFADNSGIDVILGVFPFVRELLCRGTEVILACNSGPALNDVTYNESLLVAERIAAMDDVIRIALKEERLLLVQTGSSSPCLDLSRLDKGLANLVRERKTDLVIIEGMGRAIHTNYHAKLRCESLKLAVLKNSWLADRLGGKIFSVIFKYEVPPKSS, from the exons GTGGATCGCTGGCTAAGTTGGCTTACTACTCCACAGTGCAACATAAAGTGGCCAGGGTACAGTCCTTCGATCAGTCGTGCAAG GATGTCGAACACGAATCTCCCTACGAAATCACCGTCCAGGAAGAGATCACGGCCCGTCTCCATTTCATTAAATTCGAGAACACCTATATCGAAGCCTGCTTGGATTTCATCAAAGACCACCTCGTCAACACCGAAACCAAAGTGATCAAAGCCACAGGGGGTGGTGCGTACAAATTCAAAGAACTTATTGAGAAGAAGCTGGGATTACA ATTAGATAAAGAAGACGTCATGACCTGTCTGATTAAGGGGTGCAATTTTGTCCTCAAGAACATCCCCCACGAGGCCTTCGTCTACATGAAGGATGCCGACCCCGAGTTCAGGTTTCAGATGAACCACCCTCACATTTTCCCTTATTTGCTGGTCAATATTGGCTCTGGAGTGTCGATCGTCAAG GTGGAAACGGAAGATAAATTTGAATGGATTGGCGGAAGTTCCATCGGAGGTGGGACTTTCTGGGGCCTCGGAGCGTTGCTTACCCAAACCAAG AAGTTTGATGAATTGCTGCAGCTTGCCTCGAAGGGCCAACACACCAACGTCGACATGCTGGTGAAAGACATCTACGGTGGGGCCTACCAGACCCTCGGCCTCAGCGGGAACCTGATAGCCAGCAGTTTTGGGAAATCCACCATGGTGGATAAAG ATTTTTCCAAAGAAGACATGGCCAAAAGTTTACTGCACATGATCAGCAACGATATCGGGCAGCTGGCTTGCCTGTATGCCAAACTCCACAACCTGGACAAAATCTACTTTGGCGGCTTCTTCATCCGAGGTCACCCGGTCACCATGCGTACCATCACCTACAGTATTAACTTCTTCTCCAAG GGTGAAGTCCAAGCTTTGTTCCTGCGGCACGAAGGCTACCTGGGAGCCATAGGTGCTTTCTTAAAAGGAGCAGAGCAGGACA ATCCCAATCTATATAGCTGGGGAGAGAACTATGCTAGCAGTTCGGGCCTCCTGAGCACATCGCCCGACGTTTGCCCCATGCAGCGGGAACGAAGTGGCACC TTCGACATGTTGGAAATGGATCGTCTGGAGCGAATGCTGGTGAATCTGCCTTTGCTGCAGGATCCCTCTACGTACGTCGCAGACACAGTGGATCTAACAGACGATGTTGCAGCCCGGCAGTATTGGCTCTCGTGCTTTGAGGAGTCCTTGGACGGG GTCGCTAAGCGTGCCGCAGCCAGCCAACCCGATTTGGTCGACGCAGCCAAGCGAGCCGACAAATTCCGACACAAATACCGGGAGAAACTTCAAACACTCCGACAGCAGCCGTT cGCATACGGCTCCCTAACAGTTAGAAGTTTACTGGATACGAGGGAACATTGCTTGAATGAATTTAACTTCCCCGATCCCTACTCCAAG ataaAGCAGAAGGAAAACGGCATCGCACTCCGGTGTTACCAGGGGGTAATTGAGTCCCTGGACGCCCTGGGCTGGGAGGAGAGGCAGTTTGCTCTGGTGAAAGGTCTCCTGGCCGGAAACGTCTTCGACTGGGGAGCCAAAGCCGTCTCGGA TGTCCTCGAAACAGACCCCCAGTTTGGATTCGAAGAAGCCAAGAAAAAATTACAAG AGCCCCCTTGGCTCCAGGATTCGTATAGCGAATGGCTAGAACGGCTCAAG GCCCCAGCTCATAAATGTGCCTTAATTTTTGCAGATAACAGTGGGATTGACGTCATCTTAGGTGTCTTCCCTTTTGTTAGGGAATTGCTCTGTAGGGGCACGGAG GTTATTCTGGCTTGCAATTCAGGTCCTGCTTTGAATGACGTCACGTATAATGAATCCTTGCTAGTGGCGGAAAGGATCGCAGCGATGGATGATGTAATCCG aATTGCCCTGAAGGAAGAGAGGCTCCTCTTGGTCCAGACCGGCTCCAGTTCGCCCTGCTTGGACCTCAG CCGCCTGGACAAGGGCCTGGCCAACTTGGTCCGAGAGCGGAAGACAGACCTGGTGATCATCGAAGGGATGGGCCGGGCCATCCACACCAACTACCACGCCAAGCTGAGATGTGAGAGCCTGAAGCTGGCGGTGCTGAAAAACTCTTGGCTGGCCGATCGCCTGGGCGGGAAGATCTTCAGCGTGATTTTCAAGTATGAAGTCCCTCCCAAGTCCTCCTGA